Part of the Deltaproteobacteria bacterium genome, ATCCTCTGCGTTTCGTCGCTCATGGCGGTCGGGATCGTCCTGGCGGGGTGGGCGTCGAACAACAAATGGACCCTCCTCGGCGGGATCCGTTCGGCCGGGCAGATGGTGAGCTACGAGATTCCCATCGCCGTGTCGGTGGTGACCGTGGCCATGCACTTCGGTTCCCTCGATCTTGCCGAGATTACGGCGGCGCAGAAGAACGGATGGGCCGTCGCTTTCTGGAATACCAATCCTTTTATTACGCTCTCTTTCGTTGTTTACTGGATCGCGGCCCTGGCCGAATGCAACCGGACCCCGTTCGATCTTCCGGAGGCAGAGTCGGAATTGGTGGCGGGCTACTTCACGGAGTACAGCGGCCTTCGCTTTTCCTTCTTTGCCATTGCCGAATATGCCGAAATGTTCGTTGTTTCGGCCATGGCCGTGATCCTCTACTTCGGCGGGTTCACTCTCCCCTTCGAGGGCTCTCTTTCCGTACTGAAGGGGTTGCCCGGAGGCGGGCTCGCGACGCTTCATTTTGCCGTCTTCCTGGTCAAGGTCTGGTTCATGATCTTTCTCATGATCTGGATCCGCTGGACCCTGCCCCGCTACCGGATCGACCAGTTGATGGATCTCTGCTGGAAGGGGCTTTTGCCCCTTGCCTTTTTAAACTTCTTAGGGTCGGCCTGTTGGATGGCCCTGATCGGTTAAGACATGTTGAAAATGTTCAGGCAGACCGTGAAGACCCTTCGCACCTCCCTCACCGGGATGCGGATTACGGCGCGTTATTTCAAACCGGGCACGGAGGTAACCCGGGAGTATCCCGAGGTTCCGCCCTTATCCTTTGAGCGAACCCGGGGGCGGATGGATGTGGCCATGGATCGGTGTACCGCCTGCACCTTGTGTGCGAAGGCCTGTCCCGTGGAGTGCATCACCATCGAGACGGAAAAGAAGCGGGAAGGGAAGGGGAGGCGGGCGGCCCGGTTTGTCATCGATTTTTCCCGGTGCATGTTCTGCGGGCTCTGTGTGGAGGCCTGTCCTACGAAGGCGATCCGGCATACGGGCAAGTGCGATTTCTCCTCTTATCTGCGGGAAGACCTGGTGGAGGATT contains:
- the nuoH gene encoding NADH-quinone oxidoreductase subunit NuoH, translating into MESSSRLFSEFLQRSLHISPALAAVLSLIVGVGLGVAAIPLIPGFGSYLERKVAADIQQRIGPNRAGFLPFGIMQVLADGIKTLQKEDLIPAKADRFLFRAAPYVCIVGVFSCFAAIPFSEYWYPADLNIGVYYILCVSSLMAVGIVLAGWASNNKWTLLGGIRSAGQMVSYEIPIAVSVVTVAMHFGSLDLAEITAAQKNGWAVAFWNTNPFITLSFVVYWIAALAECNRTPFDLPEAESELVAGYFTEYSGLRFSFFAIAEYAEMFVVSAMAVILYFGGFTLPFEGSLSVLKGLPGGGLATLHFAVFLVKVWFMIFLMIWIRWTLPRYRIDQLMDLCWKGLLPLAFLNFLGSACWMALIG
- a CDS encoding NADH-quinone oxidoreductase subunit I, with protein sequence MFRQTVKTLRTSLTGMRITARYFKPGTEVTREYPEVPPLSFERTRGRMDVAMDRCTACTLCAKACPVECITIETEKKREGKGRRAARFVIDFSRCMFCGLCVEACPTKAIRHTGKCDFSSYLREDLVEDFGMGFYTEEEKTIKTKALRIKGTEGQS